One Bombus fervidus isolate BK054 chromosome 2, iyBomFerv1, whole genome shotgun sequence DNA segment encodes these proteins:
- the Nuf gene encoding rab11 family-interacting protein nuf isoform X3, translating to MYSDVSLEDDVIDLNHRVQMIQEQMHALVDTQSVGEERYARAKQENAMLQARILMLEEAAKDAETRAEERLQAEQRRHREWASRLERERQLQLENYAIKLQAIELEGTNLRDEIGRLREQLEKVKGEKSRLENDLEEARREIDTVRESERQAISRANETHYQLEAIREELSMKVEDQQKIEELMQEVAQLQARNKSLEESRDELQAAAALQAGRELLMLNPCNNSTEKGPSLAVELLAGMNQDQMDDQLPEDNGGLCSISEVKQALKEQQEVNTQLRAYIDGILLNIVENYPQLLEVKQTH from the exons ATGTACAGCGATGTCTCCCTTGAGGATGATGTCATTGATCTCAATCATAGA GTTCAAATGATTCAAGAACAAATGCATGCTTTAGTAGACACTCAATCGGTCGGGGAAGAACGGTATGCTAGGGCAAAACAGGAAAATGCTATGTTACAAGCAAGAATACTAATGTTAGAAGAAGCTGCCAAAGATGCTGAAACGAGGGCTGAAGAAAGACTTCAG GCGGAACAACGAAGACATAGAGAATGGGCAAGCCGTCTAGAGCGAGAACGACAATTGCAACTAGAAAATTATGCCATCAAATTGCAAGCGATAGAATTAGAAGGAACTAATTTAAGAGATGAAATAGGAAGGTTACGCGAACAACTCGAAAAGGTTAAGGGAGAGAAAAGTCGGTTAGAAAATGATCTCGAAGAAGCTAGGAGAGAAATAGATACTGTTCGCGAAAGTGAGCGACAAGCCATAAGCCGGGCTAACGAAACTCACTATCAACTTGAAGCTATTAGAGAAGAACTTTCTATGAAAGTCGAAGATCAACAAAAAATAGAGGAATTAATGCAAGAAGTGGCACAACTTCAGGCTCGTAATAAAA GTTTGGAAGAATCCCGAGATGAATTACAAGCTGCAGCGGCTCTGCAGGCAGGCCGCGAACTTTTAATGTTAAACCCCTGTAATAATTCTACTGAAAAAGGACCTAGCCTCGCTGTAGAATTATTAGCTGGAATGAACCAAGATCAA ATGGACGATCAGCTTCCTGAAGATAATGGTGGACTGTGTAGTATATCTgaa gtAAAACAAGCTTTAAAGGAGCAACAAGAGGTCAATACACAATTAAGGGCATACATTGATGGGATCTTATTGAACATAGTTGAAAACTATCCGCAATTATTAGAAGTGAAACAAACTCATTGA